The Streptomyces sp. NBC_00569 genomic sequence TGCGCTTCTTCAAGCGCCGTTTGGCGGACGGGGTGTTCTTCCTCTGGAGCTTCTGACGCAAGGTGCGCTCGCGGAGGCGTCCGCGATTCAGGCGGCGTCCGGCCATGATCTGACCGTCCGAGGTGGTCGCGATGTTCACGATCCCCAGATCGATCCCCAGGAACTGGGTGACGCTGGTGTTGAGTGCGGCCTCGGGGACCTCGCAGGTGGCGATCAGGAACCACATGCCGTCGCGGAACAGCAGATCGGACTCGCCCTTGCGATACAGGGCCAGACGCGCCACATGTTCGGGGGCGGCGGTGAACGCCACTTCTTTCATCCGGCCGGACAGGGTCCAGATCGACACCGTGCACTCGGTGTGCTGCCAGGACAGCATCCGGTCGTCATAGGGCTGCGCGCCCTCAGGGCGGAAGGAGATCGGTTTTTCGGTGGCGCGCCGGTAGCGCTTGGAGGAGGGCCTGCCGAGGTTTCCTGCCTTCAGGTTCGCCTTGAGCGTGTTGTAGGCGTCGCAGGTCTTCTTGATGACGTGCTGGGCGGCCTGAGCTCCGAGTCCCCATCGGTCCTTGACCTGGGTGTAGGTGTGCTCGCGCAGGGGGAAGTTGCGTTTGATGTCTTTCTCGAACGCCACCTGGGAGACCCAGGTCGCGGCCTCGTTGCAGGCGTGCAGGGTTGCCTCAAGTGCCGCCGCCTGCACAGGCGTCGGCAGGAGCTTCACCTGCACCGTCAACTTCACGACCGTGACGTTACCTGCCGCCTGACGTACCGGCATTCGAACGGCGCACATTCCACACCGGGCACTGCGGCCCGGTTTCCTGCGGGCTCTCCGCGCCCGTTGCCGCGGCGATGCTCCGCATCGCCGTCACCGGATGCGATTCCTCCCGGGGGTGAACCCCCCGGGGTTCCTCGCAAGAGCACGCTGAACCTGGTCGACTACCAGCCCGTCGCGCTCTTCCACCGTCTGGTGACGGGCGACCGCGAGGCTTTCGCGGAAGCGCTCGCGGAGGCGCTCGCCCATCACGAGCGCTACTGGAGCGACGCGACGGGGCCGCACAGCCGGGTGGCCCTCGGCCCGCTGGCGCTGGCGTGCCTCGCCTTCGACTCGGAGTTCCCCGTCGACAGCAAGTCGCCGTATCTGCCCGGGTTCCTCCTCGACCGGTCCTGGTACGGCGAGTTCGACACGTGAGAGCGGGCTCCGGGGCGGCTACCGCCGGGCGGCCTCGCGGCGGTAGAAGTCGAACTGCGTCACGCCCTCGTAGCCGCAGCTCTCGGGGTGCAGTTCGTGCAGCGCGACTCCGCAACGGGCGAGCGGGCCGAGGGTCTTGGTCAGCAGTTCGCCCGCCTCGGCGATGAACGCGGCCTTCTCCGCGGCGCTGTTCGTGCCGACGGTGACGGTGGCCTCGACATGGGCGTCGAGGCCACCGGTCAGCGGCCTGCCGTCGACGTAGTAGCGGTCGGCCGGCACCAGGTCGACGTGCACGATGGTCCTGGCGCCGGACTTGCGCAGCGCCGACACGGCCAGGCCCGTGAGGCCCTCGGCAAGGGTGCGTTCTACGTCGGCGGGAAGCGCGGTGTCGGTGACGGTGACGCGGATGAAGGGCATGGCTCCTCCTGAGCAGGTGCCGGGGGTGTGTCCGCCGGAGGTGGCGGCACGGACCCAGCGTCACCGACCTGGCACCATTGATCCAACGCATACGTGTCATAGGTATATGAGGCCCACGCATGACCCTGAACCTTTCCCAGCTGCGGGCGTTCCTCGCCGTCGTCGACGCGGGCGGATTCAGCGCGGCGGCGGCCGAACTCGGTCTGAGCCAGTCGGCGGTGTCGCACGCAGTCGCGGCCCTGGAACGCGAGTTGACCGCTCCGCTACTGGTGCGGGCCACTCCGGTGAGGACCACGGCGCTCGGCGAACGGGTCGTGCCGCACGCCCGGACCGCGGTGGCGGCGGCCCGGTCCGTGGAGCAACTCGCGGCGGACGCGGCCACCATGACGGGCACGGTGCGCCTGGCCGCCACACCCACGGTCTGCCAGGGCCTGGTCCCCGGCCTGCTGCGGCACTGGAGCGAGGACCAGCCCCGCGTCACGGTCCGGGTCTTCGAAGGGGACAGCGCCGAGATCGCCGCCTGGCTGGAGAACGGGACGGCCGACGCCGCCATCCTGATCGACCCTCCCCCGGGCCCGGGCATTCAGCTCGCCGAGGACAGCTACCGCGCCGTACTACCCCTGGACCATCCCCTCGCCGGCGAGCCGGTCGTCGACATCCGTGACCTGGAGGACGATCCGTTCCTGATCTCGCCCAACGGCTGCGAGGACCGTATCCGGACGATCCACCGTCTCGCCGGGCTGGAATTCAGCCCCACACACCGGGTCCGGGATCTGGCGACCCTGATCAGCATGGTGCAGGCCGGTATCGGCGTGACCGTCCTGTCGGAGGCGTCCCGCTCACTGATGCCGCCCGACCTGGCGCTGCTGCCGCTGCACCCCCAGACCTCACGGCGCCTCGTGCTGACCGGACCCCGGGCCCGCCCCTGGCACCCGGCCGTCCGCACCCTGGCGAACTCCGCCCTGGACCATCTCGCCGCGGCCGGCGCCATGTCGGGCGCACACGCGGGCTGAAGAATTCCGTCGAAGCCACGGCCGGTGTTGCCTACTGTGGCGGCATGCCCCATGGGAAGACCTCATACGTATGCCTGCGCTGCCGGGTCTCGTACAAGCAGCCCCACGACCGGGACAGGGAGCGGATCTGTCCGCGCTGTGCCGAGCCGATGATCCACGCGGGGTCCGCCTTCGCCGCGCCGCGCCGCCGCGACACCGCCGCGTGGCGCACGCTCTCGGTTCTGCTGCACGCGGGCGTGGGATTCCACAAGAGCTGCTGCGGTGGCCCGGGGTTCCGGCCCCGGGGCCTGCGTGAGGTGCGCGAGCGCCTTGCGTACGCCGAGCGGTCCGGTGAGCCCGTCGCCCGCGCGCTCTCGCGGTATGAGGTGCCCTGGATCGTTGCGCCCCGTCAGCACTGAGGGGCGCCGTCGTGTCGATCGCCACCGGCACAGAGCCCGACGGCGCTGCGCCGATGGCGAGACAGCACCCCGATCCACCACACACTTGCTTATTGGTCGTGCACTCAATAGCATCCGGGCATGCCGTCAAGCCTCCAGCACAAGCGCATCCGGAAGGCGCCGGCCGCCCGACGTGCGGAGATCGTCGGCGCGGCCGCCACGGTCGCCCTCGCCGAGGGGCTCGAGTGCGTCACCCTGCGGCGGATCGGCGAGGAGCTCGGCGTCCGCCCCGGACTGATCAGCCACTACTTCCCCTCGACGGACGACCTCGTGGCGGAGGCCTTCGGCAGCGCCGCCGGCGCCGAGCTCGACAGCCTCCTGCCCGCCCAGCGGGCCCAGGGGACGCCCACGCTGCACCTGGGATGGTTCTTCGCCCGCGCGACCGGCGCGTCCTACGACAACATCAGCCGCCTCTGGATCAACGCGCGCCACCTCAGCCGCTACCGGCCCGTCCTGCGCGACCGGGTCGCCGAGCAGGAGGCGGCCTGGCGCGAGCGACTCACCGGCCTGATCCGGCAGGGCGTCGACCGGAACGAATTCCGTACGGACGACCCGTATGTGACAACCATTCAGATCCTGGTCGTGCTCGACGGCCTCGGAGCGCACGCCAACACCGGAACCGGTAACCGTCCCTCCGAGGTGTCGCGCATGGCCGCCACGACGGCGGAACGCGAACTCGGCCTTCCGCACGGGACCCTCACCCGGTCCGACGCGCCGCTCACGGCGTCACCCACCGGCTAGGGTCCCGTGTCCCGGCCACCACCCACCGGCCGGGACCCGCAGCCCGGCCACCCTCACCCGCCCTCCAAGGAGCCGCCGTGCCCACCCCTCTCGTCCTGCTCTCCGCCCGCCTGCTCGACCCGGTCACCGGCGCGTTCCTGCCGCAGACCGCCCTCGCCGTGTCCGGCGGGCGGATCTCCGCCCTCGCCGACGACCACGGCATACGTGAGCACGTGGACGCATCGACCACGGTGATCGACCTCAAGGGCGCCGTGGTGACCCCGGGCCTGGTCGACGGGCATCTCCACCCCGTCTCGGGCGCCGAGCTGACGGGCGGGCTCGACCTGTCGGGCTGCACCGACGTGGAGGACGTGCGGGCGGCGCTCGCCGCCGAGGTGCGGAAACTGGCGCCAGGGGCGTGGCTGCACGGCTGGGGGCTCGATCCGAACGTCTTCGGCGACCGGCCCGTCGGGATCGCCCCCTTCGACTCCGTCCTCGACGGTGTACCGGCCCTTCTGCTGCTGTTCGACGCCCACTCCATGCTGGCCAGCCGGCGCGCACTGGAACTGGCCGGCGTGGACGGTCCGCGCACCTTCGACCAGGCCTCCGCCGAAGTGGTCTGCGACGAGCAGGGCCGTCCCACCGGTCTCCTTCAGGAGGACGCCGCCTGCGAGCTCGTGGAACGGGTCGCCCCGCAGCCCTCGCGGGAGGAGCGCCGCGACCGGCTCGCCGCCACGCTGCGCGCCATGGCCGCCTCGGGACTCACCGGCGGTCACGTCATGGACGCGAACGGCGACAGCCTCGCCCTGTTCTCCGAGCTCGACGCCGCCGGTGAGCTCGCGCTCCGTCTGCGGGTCGCGCCGTGGTGCCAGCCCGGCACCGACGCCGAAGGAGTGCGGGCGCTCATCGAGCAGCAGGGCGCCGGCGGCGCACTGTGGCGTACGGACGGCGTCAAGATCTTCATGGACGGCACGATCGACAACGGCACGGCCTGGTTGGAGCGCCCGGACTGCCACGGCGAGTCCACCCACGCCTTCTGGCCGGACCCCGAGGTCTACACGCGGATCATCGGCGAGCTGCACCGCGCCGGAGTGCCCACCGCCACCCATGCGATCGGCGACGCCGCCGTACGCCATGTCCTCGACGCCGTCGAGAAAGCGCAGGCCACCGGCGGGCGCGGGGCGCGTCACCGGGTCGAGCACATCGAGACCGTGCCCGACGACACCCTGGGACGGTTCGCCGAGCTCGGCGTCATCGCGTCCATGCAGCCCACCCACTGCTGCGACTTCACCCGTGCCGACCACAGCGACAACTGGTCGCGCCGCCTCGGCGAGGAGCGCGCATCGCGCGCCTGGCGCTGCCGCGACCTGCAGGACTCGGGCGCGACCGTGGTCCTCGGCTCCGACTGGCCGATCGCCCCGTATCCGCCGCTCGGGGTCATGGCCGGCGCGCGTCACCGCCGTCCGAGCCGCGACCTCACCCAGGACCCGCACGGACCCGAGCAGGCGCTCACGCCGCTGGAGGCGCTCCAGGGTCTGACGGTCAACGCGGCCTACGCGGCGGGCGAGGAGCACGAGGCCGGGCGGATCGCCGTCGGCCGTCGCGCCGACCTCACCGTCCTCGCCGACAACCCGCTCACCACGGCCGACACCGCGCTGCCGGACCTGCCGGTGCTGCTCACGGTCCTCGACGGCCGTCCCACGCACCGGGACGCGAGCCTGTAGTCGTCCGCTGGTGCGCGGCGCCGCTCACACCGGCTCCGCGTACCAGTGGCGGTGGACGACCGGTTCCACCACGAGCACCCCCACTGCCGCGGCCGCCGCCACCGAGGCCGCGGGAAGCGAACCCCACGCGG encodes the following:
- a CDS encoding Imm49 family immunity protein, with translation MQGCLKCRRLHRRRQELHLHRQLHDRDVTCRLTYRHSNGAHSTPGTAARFPAGSPRPLPRRCSASPSPDAIPPGGEPPGVPRKSTLNLVDYQPVALFHRLVTGDREAFAEALAEALAHHERYWSDATGPHSRVALGPLALACLAFDSEFPVDSKSPYLPGFLLDRSWYGEFDT
- a CDS encoding TetR/AcrR family transcriptional regulator encodes the protein MPSSLQHKRIRKAPAARRAEIVGAAATVALAEGLECVTLRRIGEELGVRPGLISHYFPSTDDLVAEAFGSAAGAELDSLLPAQRAQGTPTLHLGWFFARATGASYDNISRLWINARHLSRYRPVLRDRVAEQEAAWRERLTGLIRQGVDRNEFRTDDPYVTTIQILVVLDGLGAHANTGTGNRPSEVSRMAATTAERELGLPHGTLTRSDAPLTASPTG
- a CDS encoding amidohydrolase; this translates as MPTPLVLLSARLLDPVTGAFLPQTALAVSGGRISALADDHGIREHVDASTTVIDLKGAVVTPGLVDGHLHPVSGAELTGGLDLSGCTDVEDVRAALAAEVRKLAPGAWLHGWGLDPNVFGDRPVGIAPFDSVLDGVPALLLLFDAHSMLASRRALELAGVDGPRTFDQASAEVVCDEQGRPTGLLQEDAACELVERVAPQPSREERRDRLAATLRAMAASGLTGGHVMDANGDSLALFSELDAAGELALRLRVAPWCQPGTDAEGVRALIEQQGAGGALWRTDGVKIFMDGTIDNGTAWLERPDCHGESTHAFWPDPEVYTRIIGELHRAGVPTATHAIGDAAVRHVLDAVEKAQATGGRGARHRVEHIETVPDDTLGRFAELGVIASMQPTHCCDFTRADHSDNWSRRLGEERASRAWRCRDLQDSGATVVLGSDWPIAPYPPLGVMAGARHRRPSRDLTQDPHGPEQALTPLEALQGLTVNAAYAAGEEHEAGRIAVGRRADLTVLADNPLTTADTALPDLPVLLTVLDGRPTHRDASL
- a CDS encoding RNA-guided endonuclease InsQ/TnpB family protein — protein: MKLTVQVKLLPTPVQAAALEATLHACNEAATWVSQVAFEKDIKRNFPLREHTYTQVKDRWGLGAQAAQHVIKKTCDAYNTLKANLKAGNLGRPSSKRYRRATEKPISFRPEGAQPYDDRMLSWQHTECTVSIWTLSGRMKEVAFTAAPEHVARLALYRKGESDLLFRDGMWFLIATCEVPEAALNTSVTQFLGIDLGIVNIATTSDGQIMAGRRLNRGRLRERTLRQKLQRKNTPSAKRRLKKRRRKEARRVKDINHKIAKHVVVEAERTGRGIALEDLTGIRARVRLRKPQRATHSSWSFAQLGQFIAYKARRAGVPVVYVDPAYTSRTCAECGYIDKANRASQARFVCRSCGVVAHADWNGSRNIRHRAEELWRRGAQSTAPDPPPNTGRGTGRKRSTTASGARCASPGLSVPGR
- a CDS encoding tautomerase family protein — encoded protein: MPFIRVTVTDTALPADVERTLAEGLTGLAVSALRKSGARTIVHVDLVPADRYYVDGRPLTGGLDAHVEATVTVGTNSAAEKAAFIAEAGELLTKTLGPLARCGVALHELHPESCGYEGVTQFDFYRREAARR
- a CDS encoding deoxyxylulose-5-phosphate synthase, whose product is MPHGKTSYVCLRCRVSYKQPHDRDRERICPRCAEPMIHAGSAFAAPRRRDTAAWRTLSVLLHAGVGFHKSCCGGPGFRPRGLREVRERLAYAERSGEPVARALSRYEVPWIVAPRQH
- a CDS encoding LysR family transcriptional regulator codes for the protein MTLNLSQLRAFLAVVDAGGFSAAAAELGLSQSAVSHAVAALERELTAPLLVRATPVRTTALGERVVPHARTAVAAARSVEQLAADAATMTGTVRLAATPTVCQGLVPGLLRHWSEDQPRVTVRVFEGDSAEIAAWLENGTADAAILIDPPPGPGIQLAEDSYRAVLPLDHPLAGEPVVDIRDLEDDPFLISPNGCEDRIRTIHRLAGLEFSPTHRVRDLATLISMVQAGIGVTVLSEASRSLMPPDLALLPLHPQTSRRLVLTGPRARPWHPAVRTLANSALDHLAAAGAMSGAHAG